GGCCGGATCGTCGACGGCATCGCCGCCGAGCGCGAGCTGCTGCGCGAGCTGCGCGGCGACGCCGACCTGGTGATCGACACCTCCAGCCTCAACGTGCACGAGCTGCGCGCCAAGATGGACGCCCAGTTCGCCGGGGAGGAGGAGCCCGAGCTGCGGGCCACCGTGATGTCCTTCGGCTTCAAGTACGGTCTGCCGGTCGACGCCGATCTGGTGGCGGACATGCGGTTCCTGCCCAACCCGCACTGGGTCCCGGAGCTGCGCCCGTTCACCGGCCTCAACGAGGAGGTCGCCGCCTACGTCTTCAACCAGCCGGGCGCCAAGGAGTTCCTCGACCGGTACGCCGAGCTGCTGCGGCTCATCGCGGCCGGCTACCGGCGCGAGGGCAAGCGGTACGTGACCATCGCCATCGGCTGTACGGGCGGCAAGCACCGCTCGGTCGCGGTGTCGGAGAAGCTCGCCGCGCGGCTCGCGGCCGAGGGCGTGGAGACGGTGGTCGTGCACCGGGACATGGGACGGGAATGACGGAACGTACACGGCGGCTGGGCAGGCTGCGCCGGATGGTGCCCGAGGGCCGTTCGAGCCGTGCCGCGGCCGACGCCCGGGCGGCGGCGGCCCGGCCTGCCGAGGCCCGCGGTGGGCGGCCCCGCCGCCGGGGCGCGCAGCCCAAGGTGGTCGCACTCGGCGGCGGCATGGGCCTGTCCGCCTCGCTCGCCGCGCTGCGCCGGATCACCGGCGACCTCACGGCCGTGGTCACCGTGGCCGACGACGGCGGCTCCAGCGGCCGGCTGCGCGACGAGCTGGGCGTGCTGCCGCCCGGTGACCTGCGCAAGGCGCTGGCCGCGCTGTGCGGCGACGACGAGTGGGGGCAGACCTGGGCCCGGGTCATCCAGCACCGCTTCCAGTCCCAGGGCGATCTGCACGAGCACGCGGTCGGCAATCTGCTGATCGTCGCCCTGTGGGAGCAGCTCGGCGACCATGTGCAGGCTCTGGACCTGGTGGGCAAGCTGCTCGGCGCGCACGGCCGGGTGCTGCCGATGTCCGCCGTGCCGCTGGAGCTGCAGGCCCTGGTCAAGGGGCACGACCCGGACCGCCCGGACGACGTGGACACGGTGCGCGGACAGGCGAACGTCGCCCTCACCCCGGGCGAGGTCCAGTCGGTGCACCTGGTGCCCAACGACCCGCCGGCCGTGCCGGAGGCCGTGGCGGCGGTGCTGGACGCGGACTGGGTGGTGCTCGGCCCCGGTTCCTGGTTCTCCTCGGTGATCCCGCACCTGCTCGTCCCCGAGCTGCTGGACGCCCTCACCGAGACCAAGGCACGCAAGGTGCTGTCCCTGAACCTCGCCCCGCAGCCGGGAGAAACCGAGGGCTTCTCCCCGCAGCGTCATTTGGAGGTTTTGGGGCGACACGCCCCTAAACTCGCCCTGGACGTGGTGCTGGCCGACGAGGCCGCCGTGCCCGACCGCGACTCGC
This genomic interval from Streptomyces sp. NBC_00557 contains the following:
- the rapZ gene encoding RNase adapter RapZ, with protein sequence MTEHDAQPTADRDPAHREAGQDQPRTAAGQQPAVQDDGAQVSTDGTPAAGPDAAIPELVIISGMSGAGRSTAAKCLEDLGWFVVDNLPPALIPTMVELGARSQGNVARIAVVVDVRGRRFFDNLRESLADLDTRGVTRRIVFLESSDEALVRRFESVRRPHPLQGDGRIVDGIAAERELLRELRGDADLVIDTSSLNVHELRAKMDAQFAGEEEPELRATVMSFGFKYGLPVDADLVADMRFLPNPHWVPELRPFTGLNEEVAAYVFNQPGAKEFLDRYAELLRLIAAGYRREGKRYVTIAIGCTGGKHRSVAVSEKLAARLAAEGVETVVVHRDMGRE
- a CDS encoding gluconeogenesis factor YvcK family protein, which produces MTERTRRLGRLRRMVPEGRSSRAAADARAAAARPAEARGGRPRRRGAQPKVVALGGGMGLSASLAALRRITGDLTAVVTVADDGGSSGRLRDELGVLPPGDLRKALAALCGDDEWGQTWARVIQHRFQSQGDLHEHAVGNLLIVALWEQLGDHVQALDLVGKLLGAHGRVLPMSAVPLELQALVKGHDPDRPDDVDTVRGQANVALTPGEVQSVHLVPNDPPAVPEAVAAVLDADWVVLGPGSWFSSVIPHLLVPELLDALTETKARKVLSLNLAPQPGETEGFSPQRHLEVLGRHAPKLALDVVLADEAAVPDRDSLTEAAKRLGAAIELAPVARTDGSPRHDPELLAAAYDRIFRMHGRIGPWR